A genomic region of Nitrososphaerales archaeon contains the following coding sequences:
- the mptA gene encoding GTP cyclohydrolase MptA — MKLPDVHLRIPEITIPLNKVGVASVKMPIGYLWFENVQVMMLPVFEAYIDLPINLKGINASRNYEVIIEVLRSETRGTSKLEKVCVSIAKELLKKHSYATRSEARAYGELLFKRTTPKTRIRTYEPSDIMASAIAMRMDDGSINVKKSIGVGVLGLTACPCAQEVLKEISKRELKRGSKIDDELIERLFQKMPLATHMQRAYGSIHVEIPESCDIDAQDLVKIIEDSMSSSTYGLLKRVDEVEVIKTALYRPRFAEDVIRYMIVNFVNRFPELPNETQVTFYLKSLESIHKHDFVAEVIDNLGHLREILNANKKGVDYEGRD; from the coding sequence GTGAAATTACCAGACGTTCACCTAAGAATACCAGAAATTACGATACCTTTGAATAAGGTTGGTGTCGCTTCAGTTAAGATGCCCATCGGTTACCTGTGGTTTGAGAATGTGCAGGTGATGATGCTTCCCGTATTTGAAGCTTATATAGATCTACCTATAAATCTGAAAGGAATAAACGCTTCGAGGAATTATGAAGTCATCATCGAAGTTTTAAGGAGTGAGACGAGGGGTACGAGTAAGTTAGAAAAAGTTTGTGTTTCAATTGCGAAAGAATTATTAAAGAAGCATAGTTATGCTACTCGCTCCGAAGCACGTGCCTATGGTGAGCTTCTATTCAAAAGAACTACTCCAAAGACCCGCATTCGCACATATGAACCATCCGATATCATGGCATCTGCAATAGCTATGAGAATGGATGACGGCTCGATAAATGTAAAGAAATCTATAGGTGTGGGTGTTTTAGGACTTACCGCCTGCCCCTGTGCTCAAGAAGTATTGAAAGAGATTTCTAAGCGTGAGTTAAAAAGGGGATCGAAGATCGATGATGAATTAATTGAAAGATTATTTCAAAAGATGCCTCTAGCTACACATATGCAACGTGCTTACGGTTCTATTCATGTGGAAATCCCTGAAAGTTGTGATATCGATGCCCAAGATCTGGTAAAGATCATCGAAGATTCGATGAGTTCATCTACTTATGGTCTATTGAAGAGGGTCGATGAAGTCGAGGTCATCAAGACGGCTCTGTATAGACCGAGGTTTGCTGAAGATGTTATAAGGTACATGATCGTGAATTTTGTAAATAGATTCCCTGAACTTCCCAATGAAACGCAAGTGACCTTCTATCTTAAAAGTTTGGAGAGTATTCATAAACACGATTTTGTAGCTGAGGTAATCGATAACTTAGGGCATTTAAGAGAGATTTTGAATGCTAATAAGAAAGGGGTTGATTATGAAGGAAGGGATTGA
- a CDS encoding threonine synthase has protein sequence MECSLCGKSYNLNDLIYRCEVCDYPLEVRYDYERIYSSLKKGRLFKDRQYNIWRYIELLPPTRKIISMDEGWTPLIKSERLNERLKVKNLFIKDETRNPTYSFKDRGSSVGVSKAIDIGARFVICASTGNMATSLAAYSARAGIGCVILIPSDTPLEKLTHTLVYSPIVISMGVPYSQLYRFAIELSVKYGFYVVQSDSPMRVEGQKTASFEICEQLDWNVPDKILIPTSSGGNISAYWKGLKEFYELGLINELPQLIAIQAEGCSPIVSAFKNGYDKIRPFDKSRTIAHAISNPDPPSGVRVLKLLRESKGFAESVSDDEMLRAQILLAKYTGIFAEPAGAASIAGLIKLIEDDRIEEDEKIVCVVTGSGLKDIKSISPMIGKPFEANSIDELNNILQTFFVKIQFSNF, from the coding sequence ATGGAATGTTCACTATGCGGTAAAAGTTATAATCTCAATGATCTGATCTATCGTTGTGAAGTTTGTGATTACCCTCTTGAAGTCCGGTACGATTACGAACGAATCTATTCAAGTTTGAAGAAAGGTAGGTTATTCAAAGATCGCCAATATAACATTTGGCGCTATATTGAACTATTACCTCCTACACGTAAAATCATCTCTATGGATGAAGGATGGACCCCTCTTATCAAGAGTGAGAGGTTGAATGAAAGGTTGAAGGTTAAAAATTTATTCATCAAAGATGAGACGAGAAATCCCACATATTCATTTAAGGATAGAGGGAGTAGTGTTGGAGTATCTAAAGCGATCGACATAGGTGCAAGATTCGTTATCTGTGCATCTACGGGAAATATGGCTACATCTTTAGCTGCATACTCTGCAAGAGCAGGTATCGGTTGTGTGATCCTCATCCCCTCAGACACACCTCTAGAAAAGCTCACCCATACACTGGTTTACTCGCCCATTGTAATCAGTATGGGAGTACCTTATTCACAACTTTATAGATTTGCAATCGAGCTAAGTGTAAAGTATGGATTTTATGTAGTCCAATCGGACTCTCCAATGAGAGTTGAAGGTCAGAAGACAGCATCCTTCGAAATCTGTGAACAACTCGATTGGAATGTACCAGATAAGATCCTGATCCCGACAAGTAGTGGAGGGAATATAAGTGCTTATTGGAAGGGTTTGAAGGAGTTTTACGAATTAGGGTTGATAAATGAGCTACCTCAATTGATCGCCATACAGGCTGAAGGTTGCTCACCTATAGTGAGTGCTTTTAAGAATGGTTACGATAAGATTCGACCATTCGATAAATCCCGAACCATCGCACACGCCATATCGAATCCCGATCCTCCAAGTGGAGTTAGAGTTCTTAAATTACTGCGTGAATCGAAGGGCTTCGCCGAATCTGTTTCAGATGATGAAATGCTTAGAGCACAGATCTTACTTGCCAAATATACAGGAATCTTTGCAGAACCGGCTGGAGCAGCATCGATAGCTGGGCTCATCAAATTGATCGAAGACGATCGTATCGAAGAAGATGAAAAGATCGTATGTGTGGTTACGGGATCGGGGCTTAAGGATATTAAGAGTATATCACCAATGATCGGTAAGCCTTTCGAAGCTAACTCAATAGATGAACTTAACAATATCTTGCAAACCTTTTTTGTAAAAATTCAATTTTCTAATTTTTAG
- a CDS encoding 4Fe-4S binding protein: MAPIDPDFKSKRTVVGKHQGHDVWGPVDPPKRLGIHGSTVCVDFDVCIAEGICIDVCPVGVYEWVETPGHDPRLINPNSPPPKAERKSDPVRESDCIFCLACETQCPVKAIKVFPP; the protein is encoded by the coding sequence ATGGCACCGATAGATCCCGACTTTAAAAGTAAGAGGACCGTGGTCGGTAAGCATCAAGGCCATGATGTATGGGGACCTGTAGACCCTCCTAAGAGGCTCGGTATACATGGCTCTACAGTCTGTGTAGACTTTGATGTATGTATCGCTGAAGGTATATGTATAGATGTTTGTCCAGTAGGTGTTTATGAATGGGTTGAAACACCGGGCCACGATCCACGACTAATCAACCCCAATTCACCACCACCAAAGGCTGAGAGGAAATCGGACCCAGTTAGAGAGAGCGATTGTATCTTCTGCTTAGCTTGTGAAACACAATGTCCAGTAAAGGCTATCAAAGTCTTTCCACCTTAA
- a CDS encoding GIY-YIG nuclease family protein has product MVQRYPLQRIEGKGIYTLIIEVFREIEVEVGRLGCKRYPAGLYTYTGSALGPSKNSLFNRLSRHLRVKKRIFWHIDHLLKSGFVKVKAIVYSQTDEPYECLVNRILMGRSIKLPHLEGFGASDCMKGCRTHLLYFGTLNDVVTFVHDAYRSIGLDPKVISHEEFHIFKSEVDRSSI; this is encoded by the coding sequence ATGGTACAAAGGTATCCTCTCCAACGTATTGAGGGGAAGGGTATCTACACATTGATAATAGAAGTTTTCAGAGAGATAGAGGTAGAGGTAGGTCGTTTAGGTTGTAAACGATACCCTGCAGGCCTATATACTTATACGGGTTCAGCCTTAGGTCCTAGTAAAAATTCACTATTTAATAGGCTATCTAGACACCTTCGTGTGAAGAAGAGAATCTTTTGGCACATCGACCATTTACTTAAAAGTGGCTTTGTAAAAGTTAAAGCTATCGTATATTCACAGACTGACGAGCCTTATGAGTGTTTAGTCAATCGAATATTGATGGGAAGATCGATAAAACTCCCACATCTGGAAGGGTTTGGGGCGAGTGATTGTATGAAAGGTTGCAGAACTCATTTACTCTATTTTGGAACCCTCAATGATGTAGTAACCTTTGTACACGATGCGTATAGATCGATCGGTCTCGATCCAAAAGTCATTTCTCATGAAGAGTTTCACATATTCAAAAGTGAAGTCGATCGATCTTCAATCTAA
- a CDS encoding autoantigen p27 domain-containing protein, which yields MSEDTKRRMDIAVELMRRGGTLLKEPCIKCGGVQVRYKGRTLCVNCGSIESPMELEVPSFSEVVANLKDLIITKIQEVSNQLKVEANVEKQTQLASLLLQYLQIMERIAEKEKPS from the coding sequence TTGTCTGAAGATACGAAACGAAGGATGGATATAGCGGTAGAACTCATGAGGAGGGGAGGGACCCTACTCAAGGAGCCTTGTATCAAATGTGGAGGGGTGCAAGTCCGGTACAAAGGTCGAACGTTATGTGTCAACTGTGGTTCTATAGAATCACCGATGGAGCTCGAAGTCCCATCGTTCAGTGAAGTAGTTGCAAACCTTAAGGATCTTATAATAACCAAGATTCAAGAAGTGAGTAACCAATTAAAGGTAGAAGCGAATGTAGAGAAGCAAACACAATTGGCATCTCTCCTCCTCCAATATTTACAGATCATGGAAAGGATCGCAGAGAAAGAAAAGCCCTCTTGA
- a CDS encoding zinc metalloprotease HtpX, with amino-acid sequence MHILKLHLSMIGTLAFIIGISTLFFAVILSLVNALSFYTLIFFVVAINLIQWLIAPYLIDAMYRVKEISEAENPKIYNMVRRICQRTRFPIPKVMIANIPIPNAFAYGSPIAGRRVAVTTELLKTLEDEEVEAVLAHEIGHLKHRDVQIMMFASVLPAIVYYIGYSLMISGMYERRSREGGGALLIGIAAMALYWVLSLFVMGLSRLREYYADQHAVRNVDEGGRKLSEALAKITMQTGRYKLHHGNTGGFSSFKALFISDPDRADQDEVLLAKSRFTRTDSELVREILSRKVTIADRIMELFSTHPNIVKRIKALQGA; translated from the coding sequence ATGCACATACTAAAACTCCATCTATCGATGATCGGGACATTGGCATTCATCATAGGTATATCGACGCTATTCTTTGCCGTAATCCTTAGCTTAGTAAATGCCCTAAGCTTTTACACCTTGATCTTCTTCGTCGTTGCAATCAATCTGATCCAATGGCTCATTGCACCATATCTCATTGATGCGATGTACAGAGTAAAAGAGATTAGCGAAGCGGAGAATCCGAAGATTTACAACATGGTAAGGCGCATCTGCCAAAGGACGAGATTCCCGATACCTAAAGTTATGATCGCAAATATACCTATACCGAACGCTTTCGCTTATGGATCACCGATCGCAGGAAGAAGGGTTGCTGTCACTACAGAGTTATTGAAGACTCTAGAGGATGAAGAGGTTGAAGCCGTATTGGCCCATGAAATCGGTCATCTAAAGCATAGGGATGTTCAGATAATGATGTTCGCTTCAGTACTCCCAGCCATCGTCTACTATATCGGTTATTCACTTATGATTTCAGGCATGTATGAAAGGAGGAGTAGAGAGGGCGGAGGGGCTCTATTGATAGGTATAGCGGCCATGGCACTCTACTGGGTTTTAAGCCTCTTTGTGATGGGTTTGAGTAGATTGAGAGAGTATTACGCCGATCAGCATGCGGTGAGGAATGTGGATGAAGGGGGTAGAAAGCTTTCGGAGGCATTGGCAAAGATCACGATGCAGACGGGAAGGTATAAATTACATCATGGTAATACTGGAGGTTTCAGCTCGTTTAAAGCTTTATTCATAAGTGATCCAGATAGGGCGGATCAAGATGAAGTACTGTTAGCAAAGAGTAGATTCACAAGAACCGATTCCGAATTGGTTAGAGAGATCCTTTCACGAAAGGTTACGATCGCAGATAGAATTATGGAGCTCTTCTCTACACATCCGAATATCGTTAAGAGAATTAAAGCCCTTCAGGGAGCTTAA
- a CDS encoding acetate--CoA ligase family protein, translating to MVRLYEYQGKQLLKNVGVPIPEGGVASTPEEARVIAEKIGKPVVVKAQVWVTGRFKAGGIKFANSPQEAEGFARELLGKEIKGNPVEKVLVEEKLDIQREFYTGVIIDTSREVRAPVLIFSSEGGVDIEEIAKEHPEKIARMVVDIFRGVKVYDAFNLALRCGISNDLLRPLSTAICGIYEVFRKYDARVAEINPLVLTKDNKICAADCRITIDDSSVYRHPELEIEIAREMNKPPTELDKIAWSVEKNDYRGVGYFMQMVKEIKEPGYIGYHGIGGGGAILGVDALNRYGLKIANYADTSGNPTAAKIYRIAKIILSQPGIEGYMLGGFVIANQEQWHHAHAIVKALREELANKPGFPVLILICGNKEEESIEILKEGLRDLPIRLEIYGSEHVYDTDFIAQRMRALIDEYRKERGIRGG from the coding sequence ATGGTTCGGCTCTACGAGTATCAAGGTAAGCAACTATTGAAGAATGTAGGAGTACCGATCCCTGAAGGTGGTGTTGCATCGACACCCGAAGAAGCAAGAGTTATTGCAGAGAAGATCGGAAAGCCCGTAGTGGTTAAAGCACAGGTTTGGGTAACGGGCCGCTTCAAAGCTGGTGGGATAAAATTCGCTAACAGTCCTCAAGAGGCGGAAGGGTTTGCGAGAGAGCTACTAGGCAAGGAGATTAAGGGGAATCCGGTGGAAAAGGTGTTGGTCGAAGAGAAGTTAGATATACAAAGGGAATTTTACACGGGTGTCATCATCGATACTTCTCGTGAGGTCAGAGCACCTGTATTGATATTCAGTAGCGAAGGTGGCGTGGATATTGAAGAGATAGCTAAAGAGCATCCTGAAAAGATCGCCCGCATGGTTGTGGATATATTTAGAGGTGTCAAAGTCTACGATGCTTTTAACCTCGCCTTAAGATGTGGTATTTCGAATGATCTGTTGAGGCCTTTAAGTACAGCGATCTGTGGCATATATGAAGTCTTTAGAAAGTACGATGCTCGTGTAGCTGAGATAAACCCATTGGTATTAACGAAGGATAATAAGATATGTGCAGCCGATTGTCGTATAACTATAGATGATTCTTCCGTATACCGCCATCCTGAACTTGAAATTGAGATCGCTCGAGAGATGAATAAACCTCCAACCGAGTTAGATAAAATCGCATGGAGTGTTGAGAAGAACGATTATAGAGGTGTTGGTTACTTCATGCAGATGGTTAAAGAGATTAAAGAGCCTGGATACATAGGTTACCATGGGATCGGTGGTGGAGGGGCGATTTTAGGTGTCGATGCATTGAATCGTTATGGATTGAAGATTGCGAATTATGCCGATACAAGTGGTAATCCTACAGCTGCCAAAATTTATCGAATCGCAAAGATTATACTTTCACAACCCGGTATCGAAGGGTATATGCTTGGAGGCTTTGTAATTGCGAATCAAGAGCAATGGCACCATGCGCACGCTATTGTAAAAGCGTTAAGAGAAGAGTTGGCTAATAAACCTGGATTCCCCGTCTTGATCCTTATATGTGGTAATAAGGAGGAAGAATCGATTGAAATATTAAAAGAAGGGTTAAGAGATTTACCGATACGCCTTGAGATATATGGTAGTGAACATGTATACGATACCGACTTCATCGCCCAAAGAATGAGGGCGCTCATCGATGAATATAGAAAAGAAAGGGGCATAAGAGGTGGTTAA
- a CDS encoding dihydroneopterin aldolase family protein: MKEGIESIVRKYFDQSLTDRERAIFEGGIALGALYHQFIGIPICRDRKVVSMLERAIEEVMKLQPYREKVDVKIDIRKIKGRKRDPYDYEVLKGRHINAKLTVKYGKATAVVVMKYIDELDYTLMYVEKVEESP; this comes from the coding sequence ATGAAGGAAGGGATTGAGAGTATTGTACGTAAATACTTTGATCAGAGCTTAACCGATCGCGAAAGGGCGATCTTTGAAGGAGGTATCGCTCTAGGTGCACTCTACCACCAATTCATAGGCATACCTATCTGTAGAGATCGTAAAGTGGTATCGATGTTAGAGAGAGCTATTGAGGAGGTTATGAAGCTTCAACCATATCGGGAGAAGGTAGATGTAAAGATCGATATTAGGAAGATCAAGGGTAGGAAAAGAGATCCATACGATTATGAAGTGTTAAAGGGGAGGCATATAAATGCGAAGTTGACCGTAAAGTATGGGAAAGCTACAGCGGTCGTAGTTATGAAGTATATCGATGAGTTAGATTATACACTTATGTATGTAGAGAAGGTAGAAGAGAGTCCATAA
- a CDS encoding succinate--CoA ligase subunit alpha: MAILLDEKTTVLIQGITGREGSARALFMKNYGTKVVAGVTPGRGGTTEAGVPVYDTVEQAIKHHGPIDCSVTFVPGPFLKDAVMEALECDIKFIVMPVERVPLHDIMEMVAFAKRKGAKLLGPGSIGIISPGKAAAGWLGGTAERARVVFKPGDIGVLSRSGGQASTIPWILKQAGFGVSTAIHVGTEPIVGMSFGDILPLFEKDEETRAVVAFGEIGGLHEEEAAEVIRRGEFTKPFVIYIAGAWAPEGMRFSHASSIIEHGRGSAKSKIETLKSVGAYVVNRPEEIIPTLKYVLGK, encoded by the coding sequence ATGGCGATACTTTTAGATGAAAAGACTACTGTATTGATACAGGGCATAACCGGTAGAGAAGGGTCTGCACGAGCGCTCTTCATGAAGAATTATGGTACTAAAGTCGTTGCTGGTGTTACACCTGGTAGAGGAGGGACTACGGAAGCGGGTGTGCCTGTATATGATACTGTAGAGCAGGCGATTAAGCATCATGGACCGATAGATTGTAGCGTTACATTCGTACCTGGACCTTTCCTCAAAGATGCGGTAATGGAAGCTTTAGAATGTGATATAAAATTCATCGTTATGCCCGTTGAGCGAGTTCCTTTGCATGATATAATGGAGATGGTAGCATTTGCAAAGCGTAAAGGTGCAAAGTTACTCGGCCCAGGCTCGATAGGGATCATTAGCCCCGGTAAAGCAGCGGCGGGTTGGCTCGGAGGGACTGCGGAGAGAGCGCGAGTAGTATTCAAGCCCGGTGACATCGGTGTTCTATCGAGAAGTGGTGGACAAGCAAGTACGATCCCCTGGATACTTAAACAGGCGGGATTCGGTGTGAGTACCGCTATACATGTTGGTACCGAGCCGATCGTGGGCATGTCCTTTGGTGATATATTGCCTTTATTTGAAAAAGACGAAGAGACGAGGGCCGTTGTAGCCTTTGGAGAGATCGGTGGTCTACATGAAGAAGAGGCTGCAGAAGTCATCAGAAGGGGAGAGTTCACAAAGCCATTTGTGATATACATCGCAGGCGCATGGGCTCCAGAGGGTATGAGATTTTCACATGCCAGTAGTATCATCGAACATGGAAGGGGTAGTGCGAAGAGTAAGATAGAAACACTTAAAAGTGTTGGAGCCTATGTAGTTAACCGACCTGAGGAGATAATTCCAACGCTTAAGTATGTATTGGGTAAGTGA
- a CDS encoding MBL fold metallo-hydrolase yields the protein MEYSTIVTLYGAVGRIGGNIVLIEYKDRPIIIDFGKDFKQYRKYFEFPSPLPTRSITRELIKTEIVPQIRDSKGNILPLYEKFEDGRLIEEEGESPVKDVFISHAHMDHSGFLTLLRKQIKIHMGGMANLIYSTMMMTKREVTLESKLYWDECGKGERIARLKIEPFHRGSKIDIDGIQIIPYPVDHSVPGAYGFIVQTPDKKIGYTGDFRMHGPAHTLTEDFKEALSKEPLDLLICEGTNMGIGRVESEERVEKDAYKLIETSFKSGNRLVIVEVRSSDIDRIITFAQIAKELDSKIAVTPRMGYLLYQIQRSGLDRRLLRSIPSLYKDVKVLMKSKARLEWWEKDLLEDQRIETIDHTELKSPSSKTIVLDSGRFNVFEVTPPPGTLYIQSISEHIDEEEEFGEERFINAMALYGIIVYRLHSSGHVEPIDLINFINEVKPKRLIPIHTEHPEAFSEIFKGKMEVLLVEKGYHIKL from the coding sequence ATGGAGTATAGTACGATCGTAACACTTTATGGAGCGGTCGGAAGGATCGGTGGAAATATTGTACTCATCGAATATAAAGATCGGCCGATCATCATCGATTTTGGAAAGGATTTTAAACAGTATCGTAAGTACTTCGAATTTCCATCCCCTCTACCTACAAGATCTATCACAAGAGAGTTGATAAAGACCGAGATAGTACCACAGATCAGAGATTCAAAGGGTAACATTTTACCCCTATATGAAAAATTTGAAGATGGGCGGTTGATCGAAGAAGAAGGTGAATCACCAGTAAAGGATGTCTTTATTTCTCATGCGCACATGGACCATTCGGGCTTTCTTACACTTTTACGTAAGCAGATAAAGATCCACATGGGAGGTATGGCGAATCTCATCTATTCAACGATGATGATGACGAAGAGGGAGGTGACTTTGGAGAGTAAGCTCTATTGGGATGAATGTGGTAAGGGAGAGCGCATCGCCAGATTGAAGATCGAGCCTTTCCACAGAGGCTCAAAGATCGATATCGATGGTATACAAATCATTCCATACCCTGTCGATCATAGTGTACCGGGTGCGTACGGATTTATCGTACAAACCCCTGATAAAAAGATAGGTTACACGGGCGATTTTAGGATGCATGGACCAGCACATACGTTAACGGAAGATTTTAAGGAAGCCCTTTCAAAAGAGCCCTTGGACCTTCTTATCTGTGAAGGAACGAATATGGGTATTGGTAGAGTGGAGTCTGAGGAGCGTGTTGAGAAAGATGCATACAAACTTATTGAAACATCATTTAAGAGTGGGAATAGACTAGTAATCGTCGAAGTCAGATCTTCCGATATCGATCGTATCATTACCTTCGCCCAAATCGCCAAAGAGCTCGATTCTAAAATAGCGGTAACGCCTCGAATGGGCTACCTCTTATACCAGATTCAAAGATCTGGCTTGGATAGAAGGCTTTTGCGAAGTATACCATCTTTATATAAAGATGTTAAAGTTTTGATGAAGAGTAAGGCACGATTGGAGTGGTGGGAAAAGGATCTGTTGGAGGATCAGAGGATCGAGACGATCGATCATACCGAATTGAAGAGCCCTTCATCCAAAACGATCGTATTAGATTCGGGTCGATTTAACGTATTCGAAGTAACCCCGCCGCCTGGCACACTCTATATACAAAGCATTTCAGAGCATATCGATGAAGAGGAAGAGTTTGGAGAGGAGCGCTTTATAAATGCGATGGCACTCTATGGTATCATCGTCTATCGCCTTCATAGCTCCGGCCACGTAGAGCCTATCGATCTGATCAACTTTATCAATGAAGTGAAGCCTAAAAGATTGATCCCTATTCATACAGAGCATCCGGAAGCATTTTCAGAGATCTTTAAAGGCAAGATGGAAGTTTTGTTGGTCGAAAAAGGTTACCACATAAAATTATGA